The following proteins come from a genomic window of Pirellula staleyi DSM 6068:
- a CDS encoding glyoxalase/bleomycin resistance/dioxygenase family protein, whose translation MFKAGRNIAMKVPSHLYEATVAFYRDVIALPTLTANDAAVSFAFGDKQLWIDRVPTLSQAEVWLEVVTDDLVSAEKALENWGIVRCDEIEQLPDGFHGFWIANPASIIHLIAEAKGAS comes from the coding sequence ATGTTCAAGGCTGGCCGCAACATCGCGATGAAAGTCCCATCACATCTTTACGAGGCGACGGTGGCCTTTTATCGAGATGTGATAGCCTTGCCGACACTGACCGCGAATGATGCAGCGGTGAGCTTCGCATTCGGTGATAAGCAGTTGTGGATCGATCGCGTTCCGACTTTGAGCCAAGCCGAGGTTTGGCTGGAAGTGGTAACAGACGACCTCGTATCCGCCGAGAAAGCCCTTGAAAATTGGGGGATAGTCCGGTGCGACGAGATCGAACAATTGCCGGATGGATTTCACGGGTTCTGGATCGCCAACCCCGCTTCCATCATTCACTTGATTGCTGAGGCGAAGGGGGCATCGTGA
- a CDS encoding TenA family transcriptional regulator, which yields MKSPRRIVLTDEIIARHNLCTDPPPSDSLFWLLWNTCIQTAQQALQTPFIQGVKAGTLDPVVYGGFNVNDAYYCFNGAPDYQSAAQRASDVTLQQFLTAKYNSYQTYNATFPQIWRVKDATSIIPFDVCQQYSQFESYIATKFDPIYCLIAMLPCECLWAWLGEQLSPPDPQNLYAPWVNGNNDFSGAYAIGNFLQSYQIANPGVVDQSLSLKIYSQAMIYEQQNFAAALSATD from the coding sequence ATGAAGAGTCCACGTCGGATAGTTCTCACCGATGAAATCATAGCCAGACATAACCTTTGTACCGACCCTCCGCCGTCTGACTCCCTCTTTTGGTTATTGTGGAACACTTGTATTCAGACTGCCCAGCAGGCTCTACAAACGCCCTTTATTCAGGGAGTCAAGGCCGGGACTCTCGATCCAGTCGTGTACGGCGGTTTCAATGTGAATGACGCCTATTACTGCTTTAACGGAGCACCGGACTACCAATCAGCCGCGCAACGTGCAAGTGATGTGACATTACAGCAGTTTCTAACCGCCAAATACAACAGCTATCAGACTTACAACGCAACCTTTCCGCAGATTTGGCGAGTAAAAGATGCCACAAGCATCATTCCTTTCGATGTCTGCCAACAGTATTCTCAGTTCGAGAGCTACATCGCTACCAAGTTTGATCCAATTTATTGCCTCATCGCCATGTTGCCCTGCGAATGCCTGTGGGCTTGGCTGGGAGAGCAGCTCTCACCTCCAGATCCTCAGAATCTTTATGCTCCATGGGTGAATGGCAATAACGATTTTAGTGGGGCGTATGCGATCGGAAACTTTCTCCAGTCCTACCAGATAGCGAATCCAGGGGTCGTTGATCAATCACTATCCCTCAAGATTTATTCTCAGGCAATGATCTACGAGCAGCAGAACTTTGCAGCCGCACTGTCAGCGACAGATTGA